In Micromonospora ferruginea, the sequence CGAACCAGATGAACAGCGCGAACGTCACCACGTGCGCGACCGTGGAGGCGTGCAGTGCGAACCGCCGGCCGTAGCGGGCCGGGACGCTGCGCACCCCGATCTCGCGGTCGATCTCCGAGTCCTGGCAGGCGTAGATCAGGTCGAACCCGCCGATCCACAGGCCGACCGCGGCGCCGAGCAGCCACGCCGGGCCGGAGCCGGCGAGCGTGCCGGTGACCGCCAGCCAGGCGCCGACCGGCCCGACCGCCTGGGCGACCGCGAGGATGGCGTGCGGCCAGTCGGTGAACCGCTTGCCGTACGGATAGACCACCAGCGGCACCACGGCCAGCGGGGCGAGCGCCAGGCAGAGCGGGTTGAGCAGGGCGGCGGCGGCCAGGAAGACCACCAGCGCGACGGCCGCGCCGGTCCAGGCCGTACGCACGCTCACCGCCCCGGTGACGAGTTCCCGGTTGGCGGTACGCGGATTCCGGGCGTCGATCCGACGGTCGAGGATCCGGTTGGCGGCCATCGCGAACGTCCGCGCGCCGACCATCGCCACGGTGATCAGCAGCAGGTCGAGCCAGCGCACCCGCCCGCCGGTCACCTGCATGGCGGTCAGCGCGGACAGGTACGCGAACGGCAGCGCGAACACCGAGTGCTCGATCGCGACCAGCTTGAGGAAGGACGTGACCCGTCCGGGTCGCTCCGCGACGGCGGTCATCGGATCCCGTACTCCTGCCAGCGCTTGTCGACCAGGGAGACCACCTCGGGGGACATCCGCATCTCCTCCGGCCAGCCCCGGGAGTAGCCCTCCTCGGGCAGCTTGCGGGTCGCGTCGACGCCCGCCTTGCCGCCCCAGAACTGCTGGTAGGACGCGTGGTCGAGGTGGTCCACCGGCCCCTCGGTGAGGAGCAGGTCGCGGGCGTAGTCGACGTTGCCGAAGGCGCGGAACGCGACCTCGTTGTAGTCGTGCACGTCGCAGTCCTCGTCGACGATCACGATCAGCTTGGTCAGCGACATCATGTGCGCGCCCCAGATCGCGTTCATCACCTTCTGCGCGTGCTTCGGATAGCGCTTGCGGATCGACACGATCGCGCAGTTGTGGAAGACGCCGGCGGCCGGGAGGTCGTAGTCGACGATGTCCGGGATCAGGAAGCGCAGCAGCGGGGCGAAGATCCGCTCGGTGGCCTTGCCGAGGCCGTGGTCCTCCTGCGGCGGCTGGGACG encodes:
- the mqnP gene encoding menaquinone biosynthesis prenyltransferase MqnP, producing the protein MTAVAERPGRVTSFLKLVAIEHSVFALPFAYLSALTAMQVTGGRVRWLDLLLITVAMVGARTFAMAANRILDRRIDARNPRTANRELVTGAVSVRTAWTGAAVALVVFLAAAALLNPLCLALAPLAVVPLVVYPYGKRFTDWPHAILAVAQAVGPVGAWLAVTGTLAGSGPAWLLGAAVGLWIGGFDLIYACQDSEIDREIGVRSVPARYGRRFALHASTVAHVVTFALFIWFGALVGFGWLWWIGLAFTAVAFGYQHLVVSPTDLSKVNRAFFTANGFVGIVLFVFALLDLVLRLDLRP